GAGCTTGGATACATTCAGTCCTCTGCAAAAGAACAGCTAAAAGAGACCATACAGATGGGTTGGAGCGATCCCCAAAAGGCTAAGAAAAAAGCGGTAAGGGATTCCGCTCTTTTTGCTATGAACCTTATGATAACTGCGAGAGCGTATGGGCTGGAAACCCATCCTATGGAAGGATACGACGAGGTTAAACTAAGAGAATTTTTGGAACTCAAAGAACACCAAGAACCCGTTATGATAATAGCTATTGGCTACAAGGATCCAAACAAGACACTGCTACCCCGTGCGTACAGGTTTAAGTTTGAAGAGTTTGGAAAAGTAATGTGAGTTCGGAAAATGCCATTTGAGAAGTCAGGATGTCAGCTTTTAGCAGTTATTAGCGAAGCGGTATTTCTCTACTTCAGGACTTTCCTTAAGAGCGATAAAGGAGCATTTGCTCAATTAGACTAATGAAATTTTACAAGTCATATATACCATCCTCAAGCTACACAATTACAAAAACTCTCTCCTATTCTTCCCACCCTCTTAACGCATTCTTTCCTTACCACCAAAAATACCACTTCACCAAATATAACGTCGTAATTAAACAACTCCATATGCTTTATAAGCCTACACTCAAAGCTTGCGGGAGATTCTTTAACTCTCGGTGGTTTTACCTTCTTTGAAGGTTCGGGAGTAAGCCCAGCCAGTTCAAGCTCGCTAACGGAAGGTGGAAAGTCCTCTCCTGTAAGTTTTACCTTTTCCAGAAGGCTCCACTCTACAAAATTCACCACAAACTCTCCTGTCTCCAAGATGTTCCTTGCAGTGTCCTTTTGTGTTCCATCTTCCCTTTTGCTAATGGAGAGCATAACCACCGGCGGTTCATCGCACACAAGGTTAAAAAAGCTGAAAGGGGCTAAGTTTATTATTCCCTCTTTGTTTGTTGTGGATACCCAAGCTATGGGCCTTGGTGCGACCCATTGAGTTATGAGTTTGTAAAGCTCATCAGAAGGTAGATTACTAACTTCAAGTTCCATCGGGTTTTATCACATCCGCCTTGACGTAATCCCTAAGCACCTCTGGTATTATCACCGAGCCGTCTTTCTGTTGGTAGTTCTCCAGTATGGCTGCAAGTGTTCTTCCTACCGCTAAACCCGAACCGTTTAGGGTATGAACAAACCTTTTCCTTCCGGAAGAGTCTTTGAACCGCGTGTTCATACGCCTTGCCTGAAAGTCGGTGCAGTTGGAACAGGAAGAAATCTCTCTGTATTTATTCTGAGAAGGAAACCACACTTCTATGTCATACGTCTTTGCAGAAGCAAAGCCTAAATCACCCGTGCATAGCATTACAACCCTGTAGGGAAGTCCAAGCAGTTTTAGAATTTCTTCTGCATCTGCAGTTAGCCTTTCCAGCTCTTCGTTGGACTTTTCAGGATGAACAATTTTTACAAGTTCCACCTTATCAAATTGGTGTTGTCTTATTATGCCCCTTATATCTTTTCCATAAGCTCCTGCTTCCCTTCTGTAGCAAGGAGTGTAAGCTGTTAGGTATATGGGCAGGTCTTTCTCTTCAAGGATTTGGTCCCTAAAGAGATTGGTAAGAGGAACCTCCGCCGTGGGTATTAAGTAAAGCCCATCCTTTTCACACTTATAAACATCGTCTTCAAACTTAGGCAGTTGGCCTGTGCCCTGAAGTATTTCTGGTCTTACAAGATGGGGAACCCAAACCTCTTTGTATCCCCTGCTTGTGTGAAAATCCAACATAAAGTTAATAAGAGCCCTTTCCAGTTTAGCCCCCCAGCCCCACATAACCGTAAACCTGCTACCAGACAAGCTGGCACCCCTTTCAAAATCCAATATGCCGAGAAGCTCTCCTATTTCGTAGTGAGCCCTTGGCTCAAAGTCAAACTCCCTTATAGTGCCCCATCTTCTGACTTCCACATTTTCCGACTCATCCTTTCCAAAAGGAACGCTTTCATCAGGTAAATTAGGCAAAAGTAACATAGTATGCATCAGCTCTCCTTCAACTCCCGAAAGCTCATCCTCCAGCTTTTCTATTCTTTCCCTAAGCTCCTTAACCTTTGCTTCAATGCTTTCTGTGTTTATACCCTGAGATTTCAACTTCCCTATCTCTTTACTCAGTCTATTCCTTTCAGCCCGAAGGGATTCAAGCTCTTTTAGAATATCTCTTCTTTTTCTATCAAGCTCAAGCACTTTGTCTATTAGCTTTACGTAATCTTCCTTTCTAAGGCGTAGCCTGTCCTTTACAAAATCTGGCTGTTTTCTTATGACTTCTATGTCAAGCATGGAAAATCTATTATAATAAGCACGCATGAGAAAATCCAAGATTTTGAGAGAAACTAAGGAAACTACAGTAGAGCTTGAGATAAATTTGGACGGTAGCGGAGTTTTCAAAGTGGATACACCAATAGGGTTTTTAACTCATATGGTAGAGTCCTTTGCAAAACACGGGAGGTTTGACTTAAACCTAAAAGCCAAAGGAGACATACATGTATCCTATCATCACACCGTGGAAGACGTGGGAATAACCTTGGGAATGGCGGTACTTGAAGCCTTGGGAGACAAAAAGGGTATTCAAAGATACGGATACAGCATAATTCCTATGGACGAAGCCTTGGTGTTGTGCAGTATAGATCTGTCTGGCAGACCGCTTTTTTTCTACGAAGATTTAGGTTTGCGAGGGAAGATTACAGACTTTGACTTTGAACTTATATGGGAATTCTTCAAAGGCTTTGCCTTAGAATCCAAAAGCACATTGCACATAAAGGTTTTATCCGGAAAAATACTCCATCATGTTGCAGAAGCATGCTTTAAAGCCTTTGCCCTTTCCTTAAAACAAGCAGTATCCTTAGTCGGAGGAGGAATACCTTCTACAAAGGAATACTTATAGTCAATCATCTTGAACTATAAAGCCGTATATGTTGTGGTTTCTTAATCTTTCAAGATAACTCTCTGCTTCCGTTCTGCTTTTAAAATCTCCATAAAGCACCTTGTATATTCCAAGCTGTTCTACAATCGTTAAGCCCTTGATGCCTATATTTTTTTCCAATTTTTCTTTCCATGCTTTAGCCCTATCCTCAGAGGAAAAAGCTCCCAATTGTATTCTTATAGCCTTTTCTTTTTGCTCTGGTGTTTGACTTTCCTTAGGCAAATCGTGCTTATTTAGTAGCCTTTCCTGCTCTTTTATTAAGATCTGACTAAGTAGGTCATAAGCTTGAGTTTTTAGATTTGCCTCCGCTTGTCTATCTTCCATTATTTTTCTTATGTAGAGCTTGGCATTTTTGTAATCTTCCAAGTAAAACATCAACCGAGCCATATTGAGTTGTATTTGCGGACTATTCACACCGTTGCTGACAAGGTTCCTATAAACATCCAAGGCAGATTTGTAATCTCCCACTTCTTCGTAAGCATTGGCAAGTTCAAACTGAGCGTCTAAAAACATTGGATTGTAAATGGTCGCCTTCTTTAAGTTCTCAAAGTAAAGGGATTGGTTGCCCATAACCTTGTATATCTTCGCTAAATAATAAAAAGCTACGTGTTTGTTAGGAAACGCCTCGTCGTTGAGCGCTTCCTTAATTTCATTTAAAGCCTTTTCGTAGTCCTTTTTCCTAAAGTAAAGTATTCCTAAGTTTAGTTTCGCTTCTGTAAATTTTTTATCTACCTCCAAAGCTTTTCTAAATGCGTTCTCCGCCTTATGGTATTCTAAAACCTCCATGTAAGCAATTCCTAAGGCATTCCATACCTTAGGCTCATTGGGTGCTATCTGAGAAGCCAAAAAGAAGTTGGTTATAGCCTCTGAGTAGTTTTTTACCAACAGAGAAGACATGCCCAGATCGTAGTAATATTGCCAATTTTTAGCATCCTTTTCTTGCCGAACGCTTGCACATGAAAAGATAAACAGCAATATGATTAATAAGAGCTTCATTTTTTAACTATTACATTTCCAAAAGCGGACCTTAGCTTGTTCATCTCTGCCCTAAGATTGTCTGTTCTTACCTTCACCCTCACCTTGTAAAACTTGTCTTCATTTATGATTTCACCTGAATAGCCCATCCTTTTAGCCTTTTCCAACACCTTCTCTGCGTTTTCTTTATGAATGAAGGCTCCTATCTGTATTACATACTCCCTTTTCTCTTTTTTTACCTGATCCTTT
This DNA window, taken from Thermocrinis jamiesonii, encodes the following:
- a CDS encoding nitroreductase family protein, which encodes MKDCLKLITERRSITFFDPNREVPLELIKEILEVSATAPSGYNLQPWQVVVVIDKEKKKKLKEICYNQQKVEDASANVVIIANTRAGFDNVDRVLDSWIELGYIQSSAKEQLKETIQMGWSDPQKAKKKAVRDSALFAMNLMITARAYGLETHPMEGYDEVKLREFLELKEHQEPVMIIAIGYKDPNKTLLPRAYRFKFEEFGKVM
- a CDS encoding flavin reductase family protein — its product is MELEVSNLPSDELYKLITQWVAPRPIAWVSTTNKEGIINLAPFSFFNLVCDEPPVVMLSISKREDGTQKDTARNILETGEFVVNFVEWSLLEKVKLTGEDFPPSVSELELAGLTPEPSKKVKPPRVKESPASFECRLIKHMELFNYDVIFGEVVFLVVRKECVKRVGRIGESFCNCVA
- the serS gene encoding serine--tRNA ligase, producing MLDIEVIRKQPDFVKDRLRLRKEDYVKLIDKVLELDRKRRDILKELESLRAERNRLSKEIGKLKSQGINTESIEAKVKELRERIEKLEDELSGVEGELMHTMLLLPNLPDESVPFGKDESENVEVRRWGTIREFDFEPRAHYEIGELLGILDFERGASLSGSRFTVMWGWGAKLERALINFMLDFHTSRGYKEVWVPHLVRPEILQGTGQLPKFEDDVYKCEKDGLYLIPTAEVPLTNLFRDQILEEKDLPIYLTAYTPCYRREAGAYGKDIRGIIRQHQFDKVELVKIVHPEKSNEELERLTADAEEILKLLGLPYRVVMLCTGDLGFASAKTYDIEVWFPSQNKYREISSCSNCTDFQARRMNTRFKDSSGRKRFVHTLNGSGLAVGRTLAAILENYQQKDGSVIIPEVLRDYVKADVIKPDGT
- the hisB gene encoding imidazoleglycerol-phosphate dehydratase HisB; amino-acid sequence: MRKSKILRETKETTVELEINLDGSGVFKVDTPIGFLTHMVESFAKHGRFDLNLKAKGDIHVSYHHTVEDVGITLGMAVLEALGDKKGIQRYGYSIIPMDEALVLCSIDLSGRPLFFYEDLGLRGKITDFDFELIWEFFKGFALESKSTLHIKVLSGKILHHVAEACFKAFALSLKQAVSLVGGGIPSTKEYL
- a CDS encoding SPOR domain-containing protein; the protein is MKLLLIILLFIFSCASVRQEKDAKNWQYYYDLGMSSLLVKNYSEAITNFFLASQIAPNEPKVWNALGIAYMEVLEYHKAENAFRKALEVDKKFTEAKLNLGILYFRKKDYEKALNEIKEALNDEAFPNKHVAFYYLAKIYKVMGNQSLYFENLKKATIYNPMFLDAQFELANAYEEVGDYKSALDVYRNLVSNGVNSPQIQLNMARLMFYLEDYKNAKLYIRKIMEDRQAEANLKTQAYDLLSQILIKEQERLLNKHDLPKESQTPEQKEKAIRIQLGAFSSEDRAKAWKEKLEKNIGIKGLTIVEQLGIYKVLYGDFKSRTEAESYLERLRNHNIYGFIVQDD